In Liquorilactobacillus nagelii DSM 13675, the following proteins share a genomic window:
- the tyrS gene encoding tyrosine--tRNA ligase, with product MDIIKELKWRGAINQMSDEEGLRRALSDKSVGLYCGVDPTGDSLHIGHLIPFMMLKRFQMAGHRAHILIGGGTGSIGDPSGKKAERVLQTMEQVHHNERCQTEQMQKLFGKDNITVVNNYDWLSKLDLLGFLRDYGKLFNINTMLNKEVISSRLEVGISFTEFTYQILQSLDFYHLYKHNDVQLQIGGADQWGNITAGIDMIHKLEGNKAQVFALTVPLMLKADGTKFGKTAGGAVWLDAKKTTPYEFYQFWLNQDDRDVIKYLKFFTFLDQTEIAELAEKVKTQPEKREAQRRLAEEVTEFVHGKEAVKQAERISKALFSGDVKQLTAVEIEQGFKKMPTVVVTAAKKNIVDWLVETEIEKSKRQAREDITNGAIYINGERTQDLEFEIDPTASFDGKFVIVRRGKKKYFLAEVK from the coding sequence TTGGATATTATTAAAGAATTAAAATGGCGTGGAGCAATTAATCAGATGTCTGATGAGGAAGGATTGCGACGAGCTTTATCTGACAAATCAGTAGGGCTTTATTGTGGAGTTGACCCGACAGGAGACAGCCTGCATATTGGACATCTAATCCCCTTTATGATGCTTAAGAGGTTCCAAATGGCTGGACATCGAGCACATATTTTAATTGGTGGCGGTACTGGTTCAATTGGTGATCCATCTGGGAAAAAGGCAGAACGGGTTCTACAGACAATGGAGCAAGTCCATCACAATGAACGCTGCCAAACAGAACAAATGCAAAAATTATTTGGCAAAGATAACATTACTGTTGTCAATAACTACGATTGGTTGTCAAAATTAGATTTGCTAGGTTTTTTGCGTGATTATGGAAAATTATTCAATATTAATACTATGCTAAACAAAGAAGTAATTTCCAGTCGTTTAGAGGTCGGAATTTCCTTTACAGAGTTCACTTACCAAATTTTGCAGTCATTAGATTTTTATCATCTTTATAAGCATAATGATGTTCAATTGCAAATTGGCGGTGCCGATCAATGGGGAAATATTACTGCAGGAATTGATATGATTCATAAATTAGAAGGAAATAAGGCACAAGTTTTTGCATTAACAGTTCCGTTAATGCTTAAAGCTGATGGAACCAAATTTGGTAAAACTGCTGGTGGGGCAGTTTGGCTTGATGCAAAAAAGACGACACCATATGAATTTTATCAATTCTGGTTAAACCAAGATGATCGAGATGTCATTAAATATCTTAAATTCTTCACTTTCTTAGATCAGACGGAAATTGCAGAATTAGCTGAAAAAGTTAAGACTCAGCCAGAAAAACGCGAAGCTCAACGAAGATTGGCTGAAGAAGTTACAGAATTTGTTCATGGTAAAGAAGCTGTCAAGCAGGCGGAAAGGATTTCTAAAGCGTTATTTTCCGGAGATGTAAAGCAGTTAACGGCGGTAGAGATAGAACAAGGATTTAAGAAAATGCCGACAGTGGTTGTTACAGCTGCGAAAAAAAATATTGTTGATTGGTTGGTTGAAACTGAGATTGAAAAATCAAAGCGACAAGCTCGCGAGGATATCACTAATGGAGCGATTTATATAAATGGTGAACGGACTCAAGATCTGGAATTTGAAATTGATCCAACTGCTAGTTTTGATGGCAAATTTGTGATTGTAAGACGTGGCAAAAAGAAATACTTCTTAGCAGAAGTTAAATAG
- a CDS encoding Fur family transcriptional regulator has translation MMAEEQKPLLTAANKLKEYKIKNTPQRQVILSYLMTSHEHPSIEMIFNYVRGNGFSVSLATVYNTLQLLIDHNLIIEIASDSGGHMRYDYFEEPHYHVICVNCNKIVDVFDESYKHLESEATEKTGYQVFNSQYEVYGLCPECQAKLSEGKIKLD, from the coding sequence ATGATGGCAGAAGAACAGAAGCCATTGCTGACTGCTGCAAATAAGTTAAAAGAATATAAAATTAAAAACACACCTCAAAGGCAAGTCATTTTATCATATTTGATGACATCTCATGAGCATCCTTCAATTGAGATGATTTTTAACTATGTTCGAGGAAATGGTTTTAGTGTTAGCTTAGCAACTGTTTACAATACGCTGCAGCTATTGATAGACCATAATTTAATTATTGAAATTGCTTCGGATAGTGGCGGTCATATGCGTTATGATTATTTTGAAGAACCTCACTACCATGTGATTTGTGTTAATTGCAATAAAATTGTTGATGTTTTCGATGAAAGTTACAAACATCTTGAGTCAGAAGCAACTGAAAAAACAGGCTATCAAGTTTTTAATAGTCAGTACGAAGTTTATGGTCTGTGCCCAGAGTGCCAAGCCAAATTGAGTGAAGGAAAAATCAAATTAGATTGA
- a CDS encoding acetate/propionate family kinase: MKKILIMNAGSSSVKWKLFEDLTEKVIAAGLIERINMANSISTVKYEGKKATESHECLSYPAAAELIFSQLKSFNFVKDLSEISAVGHRIVAGSTLFRQATLMTQEKIAELKQLDDFAPLHNPTEVKYVELVQRQLPGIPQYAVFDSQFFTNLPEVNAIYSLPYQYTQKFGIRRYGEHGISHDYISRRAALLLKKPYENLKLITLHLGSGASIAAEKSGRAFDTSMGFAPLTGLTMGTRAGDTDPSIIPYLMKKLGCSVEEIMQILNQKSGLLGISELSPDMRDLIAAKDQPQAKLAVEIFINRIVKYVGAYYTELGGVDALIFAGGIGENNAFLRQEIIKRLAVLGLKLDEKLNRVGNEGIISNPASVAKVLIVPTDEELSMVQQIKQQEETKKK, encoded by the coding sequence ATGAAAAAAATTTTAATTATGAATGCTGGAAGTTCGTCAGTTAAATGGAAACTTTTTGAAGATTTAACGGAAAAAGTAATTGCTGCAGGACTAATTGAACGAATTAATATGGCAAACTCAATTTCAACAGTTAAATATGAAGGGAAAAAAGCGACTGAAAGCCATGAATGTTTATCCTATCCAGCTGCTGCCGAACTGATATTTTCACAATTAAAGTCATTTAATTTTGTTAAAGATTTAAGTGAAATTTCAGCGGTTGGACATCGAATAGTTGCTGGAAGTACACTTTTTCGGCAAGCTACTTTAATGACTCAAGAAAAGATTGCTGAATTGAAGCAGTTGGATGATTTTGCACCATTACATAATCCTACAGAAGTCAAGTATGTTGAATTAGTGCAACGTCAATTACCGGGAATTCCACAATATGCTGTTTTCGATAGCCAATTTTTTACAAATCTTCCTGAAGTAAATGCTATCTATAGTTTACCTTATCAATATACTCAGAAATTCGGGATTCGCCGCTATGGTGAACATGGAATTAGTCACGACTATATTTCACGGCGAGCAGCCCTGTTGTTGAAAAAGCCTTATGAGAATTTAAAACTAATAACTTTGCATTTAGGCAGTGGAGCATCAATTGCTGCTGAAAAGTCAGGACGGGCTTTTGATACATCTATGGGCTTTGCACCATTAACAGGTCTAACGATGGGGACACGCGCTGGCGATACGGATCCATCGATTATTCCATATCTCATGAAAAAATTAGGTTGCTCAGTTGAAGAGATCATGCAGATTTTAAACCAAAAATCTGGATTATTAGGAATATCTGAACTATCACCTGATATGCGTGATTTAATTGCTGCTAAGGATCAGCCACAAGCCAAACTTGCAGTGGAAATTTTTATTAATCGAATTGTTAAATATGTGGGTGCTTATTATACTGAACTTGGTGGTGTAGATGCACTGATTTTTGCCGGAGGAATTGGCGAAAACAACGCCTTTTTGCGGCAGGAAATTATTAAAAGACTAGCTGTACTAGGTTTGAAATTGGATGAAAAGTTGAATCGGGTTGGCAATGAGGGGATTATTTCAAACCCCGCTTCAGTCGCCAAAGTTTTGATTGTTCCAACCGATGAGGAATTATCCATGGTCCAGCAAATAAAGCAGCAAGAAGAAACCAAAAAAAAATGA